A genomic region of Enterococcus sp. 12C11_DIV0727 contains the following coding sequences:
- a CDS encoding GNAT family N-acetyltransferase — MKKQLTIRVMEEHDLPGLLEIENTIWTNQNSPVFHHYESVDAYKEKINGRIIFVAVDADQVHGFIDIHHPTPLAAHKKQWMFGIGVHPNSQSLGVGRQLLDYVKEAAVKAGIHKISLRVMGPNIKAIQFYRRNGFIQEALFKDEFLINGLFCDDYQFAYFVD, encoded by the coding sequence ATGAAAAAACAACTAACGATTAGAGTAATGGAAGAGCATGATTTACCAGGATTACTTGAAATAGAAAATACTATTTGGACCAATCAAAACTCCCCTGTCTTTCATCATTACGAATCTGTGGATGCATACAAAGAAAAAATCAATGGACGGATCATTTTTGTTGCGGTAGATGCAGATCAGGTCCACGGTTTCATTGATATTCACCATCCTACACCTCTAGCTGCACATAAAAAACAATGGATGTTTGGCATCGGTGTTCATCCAAACAGTCAGTCATTAGGCGTTGGCAGACAATTGTTGGATTATGTCAAAGAAGCTGCAGTTAAAGCAGGAATTCATAAAATCTCTTTACGTGTCATGGGACCTAATATTAAAGCCATTCAGTTTTATCGCAGAAATGGGTTTATCCAAGAAGCTTTATTTAAAGATGAATTTCTAATCAACGGACTATTTTGTGATGACTATCAGTTTGCCTATTTTGTTGATTAA
- the brnQ gene encoding branched-chain amino acid transport system II carrier protein, translating to MTKKLTWRDYLYVGSMLFGLFFGAGNLIFPVHMGQEAGANIFLANLGFLITGIGLPFLGVIAIGISKSNGVFDLATRVNRRYAVGFTVLLYLTIGPFFALPRLATTSFEIGLAPFVPSEQHKLILAIFSALFFLVAWAFSRKPSKLLGYVGKFLNPLFLVLLAILILFAFITPLGSISFAAITDTYVANPFFKGFTEGYNTLDALASLAFGIIIVSTIRGMGVEKPNDIAKDTIKSGAISIVLMGIIYTLLSYMGTMSLGTFPLSENGGIALAQIANHYLGTLGSILLAFIVILACLKTAIGLITACSETFNELFPRGSYAFYIAVASILPCLFANVGLTNIIQFSVPVLMFLYPLAMTLIILVIVSPLFHHRKEVYRMTTYVTLFAALLDALNSAPDFIKSNTVVTSILKAAENYLPLFTIGMGWVVPAALGFLIGLIWTKVKKVETLS from the coding sequence GTGACAAAGAAATTAACATGGCGTGATTACCTTTATGTAGGTTCCATGCTATTTGGTTTATTTTTCGGAGCAGGGAATCTGATTTTTCCTGTTCATATGGGACAAGAAGCCGGCGCTAACATTTTTTTAGCAAATCTTGGTTTTTTGATTACCGGAATCGGTTTACCCTTTTTAGGAGTGATCGCCATTGGGATTTCCAAAAGTAATGGTGTGTTTGATTTAGCTACTCGTGTGAATCGACGCTACGCTGTTGGATTTACTGTATTATTGTACCTGACGATTGGGCCATTTTTTGCATTACCGCGCCTTGCGACGACTTCTTTTGAGATTGGTTTAGCTCCTTTTGTTCCAAGCGAACAACATAAATTGATTTTAGCTATTTTTTCAGCGTTATTCTTTTTGGTTGCTTGGGCTTTTTCGCGTAAGCCTTCTAAATTATTAGGGTATGTAGGAAAATTTTTAAATCCATTATTTCTAGTTTTATTAGCTATTTTGATTTTATTTGCATTTATTACACCGCTCGGTTCAATCTCTTTTGCGGCTATCACTGACACATACGTAGCAAATCCTTTTTTCAAAGGGTTTACCGAAGGCTATAATACCTTAGATGCGTTGGCTTCTTTAGCCTTTGGCATCATTATTGTTTCGACGATTCGGGGAATGGGTGTAGAAAAACCGAACGATATTGCAAAAGATACGATCAAGTCTGGTGCAATCAGTATTGTCTTGATGGGAATCATCTATACCTTGTTATCGTATATGGGTACAATGAGTTTAGGGACATTTCCTCTTAGTGAGAATGGTGGGATTGCTTTAGCGCAGATCGCAAATCATTATTTAGGGACTCTAGGTAGTATTTTATTGGCTTTTATCGTAATTTTAGCCTGTTTAAAAACAGCGATTGGTTTGATCACCGCTTGTTCTGAAACATTCAATGAGCTATTTCCAAGAGGTTCTTATGCTTTTTATATTGCAGTAGCTAGTATTTTACCTTGTTTGTTTGCAAATGTTGGGTTGACGAATATTATTCAATTTTCAGTTCCCGTTTTAATGTTTCTTTATCCTTTAGCAATGACTTTAATCATTCTGGTTATCGTCAGTCCACTATTTCACCATCGCAAAGAGGTTTATCGTATGACAACTTATGTTACTCTTTTTGCAGCGCTACTCGATGCCTTGAATAGTGCACCTGATTTTATTAAATCAAATACTGTCGTCACTTCTATTTTAAAAGCTGCAGAGAATTACCTCCCTCTATTTACGATTGGTATGGGTTGGGTCGTTCCAGCTGCACTTGGCTTTCTGATTGGCTTGATCTGGACCAAGGTCAAAAAAGTTGAAACACTTAGTTAA
- a CDS encoding helix-turn-helix domain-containing protein, producing the protein MLYEELMMDSGMLTKFKLFKRITQLNQSDISITQLSDELSLNYQQTFIIINEISNDLTKVLSNHPAILKKAGKIDSTKLLVTIDEYRYFLLKKSVPFQFILYLLNHDSPNIDDFCERYYVSRSTVSRKMLPLKKHVKQFNLRFTYTEANLTGDERAVRVALFDTLWLGTRGTIWPFKSVAKEEAERLAEAFSEYFPLSRTYLGAKELTYFAAIFLCRMRKKIFVSYDDRYDFLMKDNPYYDFERLNKELGLVQALPPKHSKGESSFIFFLAHYAPFYTLDDDPSLFQTLQDFSGKPNPVYELVQEFLDYATINIFKKEPEVLNKPIIIGNLLNITFTFFVLRQPFPNLQKLVELPRKKKKASEHLEAKIQAFFDEKSQEKEYKFIYTIKAPLVHAFKSILLPAYDKPKHSDHLTVGVAFEHNFLLIRRIYQFLNDLGFVDSAPYQETLNEEYDLVISSSLLPRKKYPELPLYFWDLSYGEEELADLYRTLQQLFEKKNILPE; encoded by the coding sequence ATGCTATATGAAGAATTGATGATGGATTCGGGAATGCTTACGAAATTTAAGCTTTTCAAAAGAATTACACAACTCAATCAATCAGATATCTCCATTACTCAATTATCTGATGAACTCTCTTTAAACTATCAGCAGACATTTATTATTATAAATGAAATTAGTAATGATTTAACTAAAGTCCTGTCCAACCATCCAGCAATTTTAAAAAAAGCAGGAAAAATAGACAGTACTAAACTATTAGTAACAATTGATGAGTACCGTTATTTTCTATTGAAAAAATCGGTTCCGTTTCAATTTATTCTTTATTTGTTAAACCATGATTCACCCAACATAGATGACTTTTGTGAACGTTATTACGTTAGCCGCTCAACCGTTTCTAGAAAAATGTTACCTTTGAAAAAGCACGTAAAACAATTTAATCTGCGATTTACATATACCGAAGCCAATTTAACTGGCGATGAACGTGCTGTCAGAGTTGCTCTTTTTGATACATTATGGTTAGGAACACGAGGAACGATCTGGCCCTTTAAAAGTGTTGCAAAAGAAGAAGCTGAAAGACTCGCTGAAGCCTTCTCCGAATACTTTCCATTATCTAGAACTTACTTAGGTGCAAAAGAATTAACCTATTTTGCAGCTATCTTTCTTTGTCGTATGCGTAAAAAGATTTTTGTTAGCTACGATGACCGCTATGATTTCTTAATGAAAGATAATCCTTATTACGATTTTGAACGCTTAAATAAAGAACTTGGATTAGTTCAGGCACTACCTCCTAAACACAGTAAAGGTGAAAGTAGCTTTATCTTTTTCTTAGCACATTATGCACCTTTTTATACGCTGGATGATGATCCTTCATTGTTTCAAACACTACAGGACTTTTCAGGTAAACCTAACCCTGTATATGAGTTAGTTCAAGAGTTTTTAGATTATGCAACAATTAACATCTTCAAAAAAGAACCTGAAGTTCTTAATAAACCCATTATTATAGGCAATTTGCTAAATATTACCTTTACCTTTTTTGTCTTGCGCCAACCCTTCCCTAATCTGCAAAAATTAGTGGAATTACCTCGAAAAAAGAAAAAAGCTAGTGAGCATCTTGAAGCTAAAATTCAAGCTTTCTTTGATGAGAAATCGCAAGAAAAAGAATATAAGTTTATTTATACGATTAAAGCGCCATTAGTCCATGCATTCAAAAGTATCTTACTGCCAGCCTATGATAAGCCGAAACATTCGGATCATTTAACCGTTGGTGTTGCTTTTGAACATAATTTCCTTTTGATCAGAAGAATCTACCAATTTTTAAACGATTTAGGTTTTGTGGATTCTGCTCCTTATCAAGAAACACTCAATGAAGAGTACGATTTAGTAATCAGTTCTTCTTTATTACCAAGAAAAAAATACCCAGAGCTGCCACTTTATTTTTGGGATTTATCTTACGGTGAAGAAGAATTGGCTGATTTATATCGAACTTTGCAGCAGCTATTTGAAAAAAAGAATATCCTACCAGAATAA
- a CDS encoding glutamate decarboxylase, giving the protein MLHEKKKSEETDYLEPIFGTKEEGSILPKYRLAQQSIEPRVAHQLVADELLDEGNARQNLATFCQTFMETEAIDLMSQTLEKNAIDKSEYPQVTELEKRCVNMIADLWHANETEEFLGTSTIGSSEACMLAGMALKFAWRNRVQKLGLDSTKKKPNLVISAGYQVCWEKFGVYWDVELREVPIEQNEMTLNLETVMDYVDEYTIGIVGILGITYTGKYDDIKQLDHLVEQYNQTTDYKVFIHIDAASGGLFAPFVDPELIWDFRLNNVVSINTSGHKYGLVYPGVGWIIWRGKKYLPKELIFEVSYLGGSLPTMAINFSHSAAHIIGQYYNFLRYGFEGYQSIHQKTRAVATFLSEQLATIDCFDVINDGSELPVICYSLSTDKDIQWTLYDLSDRLRMKGWQVPTYPLPKNLANTLVHRIVVREDFGTNLAHDFIKDLHNALNELNQAHLLFHKQNELKTYGFTH; this is encoded by the coding sequence ATGCTCCATGAAAAAAAGAAATCAGAAGAAACAGATTATCTAGAACCGATTTTTGGCACTAAAGAGGAAGGTAGCATACTACCAAAATATCGTTTGGCTCAACAATCAATCGAACCTCGAGTTGCACATCAATTAGTAGCGGATGAATTATTGGATGAAGGAAATGCACGGCAAAATTTAGCCACGTTCTGTCAAACCTTTATGGAAACAGAAGCAATTGATTTGATGAGCCAGACTCTAGAAAAAAATGCTATTGATAAATCAGAATATCCCCAAGTAACTGAATTAGAAAAACGCTGTGTCAATATGATAGCAGATTTATGGCATGCAAACGAGACTGAAGAATTTCTAGGGACTTCAACGATTGGTTCATCTGAAGCCTGCATGTTAGCAGGGATGGCACTAAAATTTGCTTGGCGAAATCGCGTTCAAAAGTTAGGCTTAGATAGTACCAAGAAAAAACCAAACTTAGTTATTTCTGCTGGCTATCAAGTTTGCTGGGAAAAATTTGGTGTCTATTGGGATGTGGAATTGCGTGAAGTACCAATAGAACAAAATGAAATGACCCTAAATCTCGAGACAGTTATGGACTATGTAGATGAATATACCATTGGGATCGTCGGAATTCTTGGTATCACCTATACAGGAAAATATGATGATATTAAACAACTTGATCACTTAGTTGAACAATATAATCAAACAACGGATTATAAGGTCTTTATTCATATAGATGCTGCATCGGGTGGACTTTTTGCTCCTTTTGTCGATCCAGAACTTATTTGGGATTTTCGTTTAAACAATGTCGTCTCAATCAATACGTCTGGTCACAAGTATGGATTGGTTTATCCAGGTGTCGGTTGGATAATCTGGCGTGGTAAAAAGTATCTTCCTAAAGAATTAATTTTTGAAGTGAGCTACCTAGGAGGAAGTTTACCCACAATGGCTATCAATTTTTCCCATAGTGCTGCCCACATCATCGGCCAATACTATAACTTTTTACGCTATGGCTTTGAAGGCTACCAATCCATCCATCAAAAAACACGTGCTGTCGCTACCTTTTTAAGCGAACAGCTAGCAACAATCGATTGCTTTGATGTCATTAATGACGGCAGTGAACTACCGGTCATTTGTTATTCGTTATCTACAGATAAAGACATCCAGTGGACGCTCTATGATCTATCCGATCGACTAAGAATGAAAGGTTGGCAAGTTCCAACGTATCCTTTACCAAAAAATCTGGCTAATACTCTTGTTCATCGTATCGTTGTTCGAGAAGATTTTGGAACAAACTTAGCTCATGATTTTATTAAGGATCTACACAATGCATTAAATGAATTGAACCAGGCACATCTCCTATTTCACAAACAAAATGAACTGAAAACGTATGGATTCACTCATTGA
- the truA gene encoding tRNA pseudouridine(38-40) synthase TruA, whose protein sequence is MPRYKAIIAYDGTNFNGFQTQPNGRTVQAEFEKTLRMMNNGKMITIFGSGRTDAGVHAAGQVIHFDYPHTRELEKMRYALDTQTPEDIAVKSVEIVSDDFHARYHVVEKTYQFRVDIGKPRNPFKRFYASYFPYQVDTHKIQRALTDLIGTHDFTSFCASGTEVEDKVRTIHEASLEMNEAKDELIFTFRGDGFLYKMIRILVGTLLKMGNGRMDETLIPEIIAAKDRNLAGPTAHPEGLYLVEVKYEQ, encoded by the coding sequence ATGCCGCGTTATAAAGCAATAATTGCTTACGATGGAACAAATTTTAATGGGTTTCAGACTCAACCAAATGGACGAACAGTGCAAGCTGAGTTTGAAAAAACATTGAGAATGATGAATAATGGCAAAATGATCACGATTTTTGGTTCAGGTCGGACAGATGCTGGTGTTCACGCTGCGGGACAAGTTATTCATTTTGATTACCCCCACACAAGAGAGTTGGAGAAAATGCGGTATGCTTTGGATACACAAACACCTGAAGATATTGCTGTAAAAAGTGTCGAAATTGTCTCGGATGATTTTCATGCGCGCTATCATGTCGTTGAGAAAACCTATCAATTTCGAGTAGATATTGGTAAGCCGAGAAATCCCTTTAAACGATTTTATGCTAGTTATTTTCCTTACCAAGTCGATACGCACAAAATCCAACGAGCGTTGACGGATTTGATTGGAACGCATGATTTTACTTCATTTTGTGCATCGGGCACTGAGGTCGAAGACAAAGTCCGAACGATTCATGAAGCAAGTCTAGAAATGAATGAAGCGAAAGATGAGTTGATTTTTACCTTTCGTGGAGACGGCTTCTTATATAAAATGATTCGAATTTTAGTAGGAACCTTACTTAAAATGGGAAATGGTAGAATGGATGAAACATTGATTCCTGAAATCATAGCAGCAAAAGATCGGAATTTAGCTGGACCTACAGCACATCCAGAAGGACTTTATTTGGTGGAAGTGAAATACGAGCAGTAA
- a CDS encoding energy-coupling factor transporter transmembrane component T family protein, translated as MMNKLIFGRYIPGESFIHTMDPRAKLLASFYFIGIIFLANNWQTYSVLAIFTLFAIFLSKVNIRFFIRGIKPLIWLILFTVALQMLFTQGGTVYFSWGIFSITEFGVINGLFIFCRFVLIIFMSTLLTLTTPPLDLSDAIEYLLRPLKVVRFPVHEVSLMLSIALRFVPTLMDETEKIMNAQRARGVDFGEGNLVQKMKAVVPLLIPLFVSSFNRAEDLATAMEARGYQGGDGRTKYRVLHWHVTDTVVMLAFVVLTVLLIFLRS; from the coding sequence ATGATGAATAAGTTGATTTTTGGACGCTATATTCCAGGTGAATCGTTTATCCACACTATGGATCCTCGTGCAAAGTTACTTGCTAGTTTCTATTTTATTGGAATCATATTTTTAGCGAATAATTGGCAAACATATAGTGTTTTAGCAATTTTTACGTTATTTGCGATTTTTCTATCAAAGGTGAATATTCGTTTCTTTATTCGTGGAATCAAACCGTTGATTTGGCTAATTTTATTTACGGTTGCTTTGCAGATGCTGTTTACTCAAGGTGGAACTGTTTACTTTAGCTGGGGGATATTCTCGATCACTGAGTTTGGCGTGATCAATGGACTCTTTATTTTCTGTCGTTTTGTGTTGATTATTTTCATGTCAACGTTACTGACACTAACAACACCACCGCTTGATTTGTCGGATGCTATTGAGTATTTATTACGCCCGCTAAAAGTCGTTCGTTTTCCTGTTCATGAAGTATCGCTTATGCTATCGATCGCATTACGTTTTGTCCCAACTTTGATGGATGAAACAGAGAAAATAATGAATGCGCAGCGGGCTCGTGGCGTTGACTTTGGTGAAGGCAATTTAGTACAGAAAATGAAGGCTGTAGTTCCTTTACTGATTCCATTATTTGTCAGTAGTTTTAACCGAGCAGAAGATTTAGCAACTGCGATGGAAGCCAGAGGGTATCAAGGTGGCGATGGTCGGACGAAGTATCGGGTCTTGCATTGGCATGTCACAGATACTGTAGTAATGTTAGCATTTGTAGTTTTGACTGTACTATTGATCTTTTTAAGAAGTTAG
- a CDS encoding energy-coupling factor ABC transporter ATP-binding protein: MDIRFEQVDFTYQPNTPFEQRALFDLNLTIENGSYTAIVGHTGSGKSTLLQHLNALVKPTKGTVTIGDRTIVPETNNKNLKPIRKKVGIVFQFPEAQLFEETVAKDIAFGPKNFGVSEADAIRLAAEMLDLVGLDASYLERSPFELSGGQMRRVAIAGVLAMEPEVLVLDEPTAGLDPQGRKEMMAMFQRLHEERGMTIILVTHLMDDVANYADHVIVLEKGKMVKSGTPQDVFQDIDWLKEKQLGVPTAASFAEKLMAKGVSFEQLPLTADALADVLIKELQKAGEDQ; this comes from the coding sequence ATGGACATCCGTTTTGAACAAGTAGATTTTACGTACCAACCAAATACGCCATTCGAGCAGCGGGCATTATTCGATTTAAATTTGACGATAGAAAATGGTTCATACACTGCGATTGTAGGGCATACTGGTAGTGGAAAATCAACGTTGTTACAACACTTGAATGCTTTGGTGAAACCAACAAAAGGAACTGTTACGATTGGGGATCGGACAATTGTTCCAGAAACAAATAATAAAAATTTGAAACCCATTCGTAAAAAAGTTGGGATCGTTTTTCAATTTCCCGAAGCTCAATTATTTGAAGAGACAGTTGCGAAAGATATTGCTTTTGGACCCAAAAATTTTGGTGTATCAGAAGCAGATGCAATTAGATTAGCGGCAGAAATGCTTGATTTAGTTGGTCTGGATGCTAGTTACTTAGAACGTTCTCCTTTTGAGTTATCAGGCGGTCAAATGCGACGAGTTGCTATTGCTGGTGTTTTAGCGATGGAACCGGAAGTTCTAGTACTAGATGAACCTACAGCAGGTCTTGATCCGCAGGGGCGTAAAGAAATGATGGCAATGTTTCAGCGTCTACATGAAGAGCGTGGGATGACGATTATTTTGGTGACTCATTTAATGGACGATGTCGCTAATTATGCAGATCATGTGATTGTATTAGAAAAAGGCAAGATGGTTAAGTCGGGCACGCCACAAGACGTTTTTCAAGATATCGATTGGCTGAAAGAAAAGCAGTTAGGTGTCCCTACAGCGGCATCATTTGCTGAAAAATTGATGGCTAAAGGTGTTTCTTTTGAGCAACTACCTTTGACAGCAGACGCATTGGCCGATGTTTTGATAAAGGAATTGCAAAAGGCAGGTGAGGATCAATGA
- a CDS encoding energy-coupling factor ABC transporter ATP-binding protein, whose translation MQPIIELKNIDFNYQPEDASPALKDVSFSIQQGEWIAIIGHNGSGKSTLAKTINGLLLPASGTIAVGGKELNETNVWDIRKMVGMVFQNPDNQFVGSTVEDDVAFGLENQGISREEMLVRVKDALEKVRMDSFATREPARLSGGQKQRVAIAGVVALRPDIIILDEATSMLDPEGREEVITTIKKIKEESNLTVISITHDIDEAANANRILVMKQGELVAEGTPEKIFSAGTELIQMGLDLPFPERLKIALKQRGIDVPTEYLTEERMVDWLWTSVLNK comes from the coding sequence ATGCAACCGATAATTGAATTAAAAAATATCGATTTTAACTATCAACCTGAAGATGCTTCTCCCGCTTTGAAAGATGTATCTTTTTCCATCCAACAAGGTGAGTGGATTGCAATTATTGGACACAATGGTTCAGGTAAATCGACGTTAGCAAAAACAATCAATGGATTATTATTACCAGCTTCTGGCACGATTGCCGTCGGCGGTAAAGAATTAAATGAAACCAATGTTTGGGATATCCGTAAAATGGTCGGGATGGTCTTTCAAAATCCCGATAACCAGTTTGTGGGTTCGACTGTGGAAGATGATGTTGCATTTGGCTTAGAAAATCAAGGCATTTCTCGTGAAGAAATGCTTGTAAGAGTCAAAGACGCTTTAGAGAAAGTACGCATGGATTCATTTGCCACACGTGAACCAGCTCGCCTATCAGGGGGGCAAAAACAACGTGTCGCAATTGCTGGTGTCGTTGCTTTACGCCCTGATATCATCATTCTAGATGAAGCGACTAGTATGCTTGATCCAGAAGGACGGGAAGAAGTGATTACGACAATCAAAAAAATCAAAGAAGAAAGTAATCTGACTGTCATCTCGATTACTCATGATATTGATGAAGCGGCTAATGCCAATCGAATCTTAGTAATGAAACAAGGAGAGCTAGTTGCTGAAGGCACACCTGAGAAGATTTTCTCAGCAGGGACTGAATTGATTCAAATGGGTTTAGACCTACCCTTTCCTGAGCGATTAAAGATTGCTTTAAAACAACGAGGAATTGATGTGCCAACGGAATATTTGACTGAAGAAAGGATGGTGGATTGGTTATGGACATCCGTTTTGAACAAGTAG
- a CDS encoding amidohydrolase yields MKELKTLVQKYKAEIIDFRRDLHQHPELQFEEFRTTEKVAEVLDQLEIPYRKTEPTGIIAELVGANPGKTVALRAYMDALPVQELTEDIPYKSLEDGKIHACGHDAHTAMLLTAAKALKEVQAQLKGTVRFIFQPSEENAQGAKAMVAQDAVDGVDDVFGIHVWSQMLSGTASCVVGSSFASADIFSIDFKGRGGHGAMPDACVDAAVMVSAFVMNVQSVVSRETNPLDPVVVTVGKMDVGTRFNVIAENARLEGTVRCFSLETRDRVEKALKRYAEQTALMYGGTATLEYNYGTVPVVNDEEDALFAQELIKENFGEAALIQKSPTTGGEDFSYFTEHTSGCFALVGCGNPEKDTQWAHHHGRFNVDEDAMEIGVELYGQYAFEYLNK; encoded by the coding sequence ATGAAAGAATTAAAAACGTTGGTTCAAAAGTATAAAGCTGAAATAATTGATTTTAGAAGAGATTTACATCAACATCCCGAATTACAATTTGAAGAATTCAGAACAACAGAGAAAGTTGCTGAAGTCTTAGATCAGTTGGAAATTCCGTATCGAAAAACAGAACCGACAGGAATCATAGCTGAGTTGGTTGGGGCAAATCCAGGTAAGACAGTTGCATTACGTGCGTATATGGATGCCTTACCTGTGCAAGAATTGACAGAGGATATTCCTTATAAATCATTGGAAGACGGGAAAATACATGCCTGTGGACACGATGCGCATACAGCGATGTTGTTGACGGCAGCTAAAGCGTTGAAAGAAGTACAAGCACAACTTAAAGGAACTGTTCGTTTTATTTTTCAACCGTCAGAAGAAAATGCACAAGGAGCCAAAGCAATGGTTGCTCAAGATGCTGTCGATGGAGTAGATGATGTTTTTGGCATTCATGTTTGGTCGCAAATGCTTTCTGGAACAGCCTCTTGTGTCGTTGGATCATCATTTGCATCTGCAGATATTTTTTCGATTGATTTTAAAGGCCGTGGCGGTCATGGTGCAATGCCTGATGCTTGTGTAGATGCAGCTGTGATGGTTTCAGCATTTGTCATGAATGTTCAAAGTGTCGTTTCAAGAGAAACGAATCCATTAGATCCAGTGGTAGTGACAGTTGGTAAAATGGATGTGGGAACTCGTTTTAATGTTATTGCTGAAAATGCGCGATTAGAAGGGACTGTCCGCTGCTTTAGCCTTGAGACACGTGATCGTGTAGAAAAAGCGCTAAAACGTTATGCAGAGCAAACTGCGCTGATGTATGGCGGTACTGCAACGCTAGAGTATAATTATGGAACGGTTCCGGTGGTCAATGATGAAGAAGATGCTTTGTTTGCCCAAGAGCTCATTAAAGAAAACTTTGGAGAGGCAGCACTTATTCAGAAATCGCCAACAACTGGTGGAGAAGATTTTAGCTATTTTACGGAGCATACATCTGGTTGCTTTGCTTTAGTAGGATGTGGAAATCCGGAAAAAGATACACAATGGGCGCACCATCATGGTCGTTTCAATGTGGATGAAGATGCAATGGAAATTGGTGTAGAATTATATGGACAATATGCGTTTGAATATTTGAATAAATAG
- the rplQ gene encoding 50S ribosomal protein L17, whose protein sequence is MGYRKLGRTSSQRKAMLRDLTTDLIINERIVTTEARAKEIRSTTEKMITLGKRGDLHARRQAATFVRNEVASVREEDEKIVVESALQKLFNDLAPRYAERQGGYTRILKTEPRRGDAAPMVIIEFVK, encoded by the coding sequence GTGGGTTATCGTAAATTAGGACGCACATCAAGCCAACGTAAGGCAATGTTGCGTGACTTAACTACTGATTTAATTATCAATGAACGTATCGTTACAACTGAAGCTCGTGCGAAAGAAATTCGTTCGACTACAGAAAAAATGATTACTTTAGGCAAACGTGGAGATCTTCATGCTCGTCGTCAAGCAGCTACTTTTGTACGTAATGAAGTTGCTAGCGTTCGTGAAGAAGACGAAAAAATCGTTGTTGAATCAGCTTTACAAAAGTTATTCAATGACCTTGCACCTCGTTATGCTGAACGCCAAGGTGGTTACACTCGTATCTTGAAGACAGAACCAAGACGCGGAGATGCAGCACCAATGGTAATTATCGAATTTGTTAAATAA
- a CDS encoding DNA-directed RNA polymerase subunit alpha: MIEFEKPRIEKIDENRDYGKFVVEPLERGYGTTLGNSLRRILLSSLPGAAITNIQIDGVLHEFSTIKGVREDVTQIILNIKGLALKLYAEEEKTLEIDITGPATVTAGDIIVDSDVEILNKDLIICSVSEGATFHARLTVKPGRGYVQADENKKEDMPIGVLPVDSIYTPVRRVNYQVENTRVGRRDDFDKLTMEIWTDGSIIPQEALSLAAKIMTEHLDIFVNLTDEAKNAEIMVEKEETQKEKMLEMTIEELDLSVRSYNCLKRAGINTVQELTNKSEPEMIKVRNLGRKSLEEVKLKLHDLGLGLRKDD, encoded by the coding sequence ATGATTGAATTTGAAAAACCAAGAATCGAAAAAATTGATGAGAATAGAGATTATGGCAAGTTCGTCGTTGAACCACTGGAAAGAGGTTACGGGACTACTTTAGGCAATTCTCTACGTCGTATTTTATTATCTTCTCTACCAGGAGCTGCTATTACCAATATTCAAATCGATGGTGTGTTGCATGAATTCTCTACCATTAAAGGTGTAAGAGAAGACGTAACTCAAATTATTTTGAATATCAAAGGCTTAGCATTAAAGCTTTATGCAGAAGAAGAAAAAACCCTTGAGATCGATATTACAGGACCTGCTACAGTAACTGCTGGCGATATCATCGTCGACAGCGATGTTGAGATCTTGAATAAAGATTTAATTATCTGTAGTGTCTCTGAAGGAGCTACTTTCCATGCTCGCTTAACAGTGAAACCTGGTCGTGGCTATGTTCAAGCAGACGAAAACAAAAAGGAAGATATGCCAATTGGTGTTCTCCCTGTTGATTCCATCTATACACCAGTTCGCCGTGTGAACTACCAAGTAGAGAACACTCGTGTTGGTCGTCGTGATGATTTTGACAAATTAACAATGGAAATATGGACTGATGGTTCAATCATTCCTCAAGAAGCCCTTAGCTTAGCAGCTAAGATTATGACGGAGCATTTAGACATCTTTGTTAACCTTACTGATGAAGCGAAAAACGCTGAAATCATGGTTGAAAAAGAAGAAACACAAAAAGAAAAAATGCTAGAAATGACCATCGAAGAACTAGACTTGTCTGTTCGTTCATATAACTGTTTAAAACGTGCAGGTATTAACACTGTACAAGAACTTACAAATAAATCTGAACCAGAAATGATCAAAGTACGTAATTTAGGTCGTAAATCTCTTGAAGAGGTTAAACTAAAACTACATGATTTAGGTTTAGGCTTACGTAAAGACGATTAA